One genomic segment of Candidatus Margulisiibacteriota bacterium includes these proteins:
- a CDS encoding CTP synthase encodes MTKYVFITGGVVSSLGKGITAASLGNVLKNRGLKVLIQKLDPYLNVDPGTMSPYQHGEVFVTDDGAETDLDLGHYERFIDENLGKINNVTSGMIYNTVIQKERRGDYLGGTVQVIPHITNEIKDRM; translated from the coding sequence ATGACTAAATACGTATTTATAACAGGAGGAGTAGTATCGTCGTTAGGGAAGGGTATCACAGCAGCATCTTTGGGAAATGTGCTCAAGAATAGAGGATTGAAGGTTCTTATTCAAAAACTTGATCCTTATCTGAACGTTGATCCGGGGACCATGTCTCCTTATCAGCATGGGGAAGTGTTTGTTACTGATGATGGCGCGGAAACAGATCTGGACCTGGGCCATTATGAGAGGTTCATCGATGAAAACCTGGGGAAAATCAATAATGTTACTTCCGGTATGATCTATAACACTGTTATCCAAAAGGAAAGAAGAGGAGATTACCTGGGAGGTACAGTGCAGGTTATTCCTCACATAACCAATGAAATTAAAGACCGGATGC
- a CDS encoding hemolysin family protein, whose amino-acid sequence MDDNSYIIQIIVLIGLVCLSAFFSSSETSLTLLNSIKRKKLAAEKKKNVKFLEKLYEKPGRMLTTILLGNTMINILASITATFLFVDMLGRLGIHNEALITTITMVFMTLVLLILGELVPKTIALKLPEAVGLFFSRPIYWFSYVLYPVIEVLYVLTKFITRITGGKALEKGSLLSEEEIKIFINMGLQEGILEEEEEKMLTSIIEFGDIVVREIMTPRTAIISVDINTTPRKMINLIKQHWHSRIPVYADGKDNIIGFVYAKDLLLVNSNDRDNVEYIRTILREPFLVPESKRIDDLLREMRKKKVHVAMVVDEYGGISGLVTIEDIIEEIVGDIHDEYDDSKEDLMFEKIGEDIYLVNGLANVGDLNEELDIAIPEADNYDSIAGFVVDKLGKLPQKGDVYEDKKIKIIVLNVMKRRITKLKLEILTKGEEPAHD is encoded by the coding sequence ATGGATGATAATTCTTATATAATACAAATTATAGTTTTAATTGGACTGGTGTGTCTGTCGGCCTTTTTCTCCTCATCTGAAACTTCCCTGACCCTGCTGAACAGTATCAAACGTAAAAAACTGGCTGCTGAAAAAAAGAAAAATGTAAAGTTTCTGGAAAAACTTTATGAAAAACCCGGTCGTATGCTTACAACTATTCTTTTGGGTAACACCATGATCAACATTTTGGCGTCAATAACCGCCACTTTTTTGTTTGTGGATATGTTGGGCAGGCTGGGCATACATAATGAAGCTCTGATCACAACTATTACCATGGTATTTATGACCCTGGTCCTGTTGATATTGGGAGAACTGGTACCAAAAACCATCGCTCTGAAATTGCCTGAAGCGGTTGGTCTGTTTTTCAGCAGACCTATTTACTGGTTTTCCTATGTATTGTATCCGGTTATTGAAGTACTTTATGTTCTTACCAAGTTTATTACGCGAATTACAGGAGGCAAGGCGCTGGAAAAGGGATCGTTGCTAAGCGAGGAAGAAATTAAAATTTTTATTAATATGGGTTTGCAGGAAGGGATTCTCGAAGAAGAAGAAGAAAAAATGCTTACTTCCATAATCGAATTTGGTGATATAGTAGTACGAGAAATTATGACGCCAAGAACTGCTATTATTTCTGTGGATATTAATACTACTCCCAGAAAGATGATAAATTTGATCAAGCAGCACTGGCATTCAAGAATACCGGTTTACGCTGACGGTAAGGATAATATTATCGGTTTTGTCTATGCCAAGGATTTACTTCTGGTCAACAGTAATGACCGGGACAATGTCGAATATATCCGTACGATTCTTCGTGAACCCTTTCTTGTTCCTGAAAGTAAACGTATAGACGACCTGCTGCGGGAAATGCGTAAGAAAAAAGTGCATGTGGCTATGGTTGTTGATGAATATGGAGGCATAAGCGGCCTGGTTACTATAGAAGATATTATCGAAGAAATAGTCGGAGATATTCATGATGAATACGATGACAGCAAAGAAGACCTGATGTTTGAAAAAATCGGTGAGGACATATATCTGGTTAACGGATTGGCCAATGTCGGCGACTTGAATGAAGAACTGGACATTGCTATCCCTGAAGCGGATAATTATGACTCGATTGCCGGTTTTGTGGTGGATAAACTCGGGAAATTGCCGCAAAAAGGTGATGTTTATGAGGACAAAAAAATAAAAATTATAGTATTAAACGTGATGAAACGCAGAATAACCAAGTTAAAACTTGAAATATTAACGAAAGGAGAAGAACCGGCTCATGACTAA
- a CDS encoding diacylglycerol kinase family protein — MRKSFKNRNFFSSLYYALSGLYYAFVRERNFRVHLIIAILVIIAGLFFKISRFDWILLTIAISIVVITELTNTAIEFTVDLFTKKEHIRAKLAKDVAAGAVLVASVFAVVIGFLVFYNKLWSLLTNLNG; from the coding sequence ATGAGAAAATCATTTAAAAACAGGAATTTTTTTTCGTCTTTATACTACGCCCTGTCAGGTCTTTATTATGCTTTTGTGCGGGAAAGAAATTTCAGGGTTCATCTGATTATTGCTATTTTAGTAATAATTGCCGGTTTGTTCTTCAAAATAAGCCGTTTTGACTGGATACTTTTGACAATAGCCATCAGTATCGTTGTTATTACCGAATTAACAAACACGGCCATTGAATTTACTGTGGATTTGTTCACCAAGAAGGAACATATTCGCGCCAAGCTCGCTAAAGACGTAGCCGCAGGGGCTGTATTGGTCGCCTCTGTATTTGCGGTTGTCATTGGTTTTCTGGTATTTTATAATAAGCTATGGAGTTTACTGACTAATTTAAATGGATGA